One window of the Shewanella khirikhana genome contains the following:
- a CDS encoding MMPL family transporter codes for MALGGSKITDKPQNAGRAGLRLVLWLLLLTAAVVFGVKALKERDVVETDILAMLPHLQQDALTSRALDSLETRLANESYLVLTGEDKAETIEAAKAMMAELAGSPEFASVRSGSELDPKEIYRLYFPARFNLLTESQRTLLENGKLDVLIKQAEVALYSAFGFAGSELISEDPLLLFPALMQGFGKGHRLAEEDGILLGNSGGQTAAIIMTKGKDSVFSPKAQEAQISAINAAFTKVNQGKQLSLLKAGALFHALEATQSAKAEVSLIGSLSLAGVVLLVLLSFRSLMPLLMASLTLASAMLSASLFTILIFGKLHLLTLVFGTSLIGIAIDYSFHFYAERIGRDERAGQTLSRILPALTLALTTSVLAYMALGFTPFPGMQQVAAFCGGGLIGAYLTLYLAYPALAGSRIQGSGSAIKLASRFLSPFEATGPKALAVAGLFILIVSAAGLGKLQTRDDIRSLQQGSDALMAEEAKVRTLLSGGVDNQFLLVRAESMQALLERLEALAPVLAQAEKDQLLQSHVNLADYLPSRARQLEDYRLQQQIYGPRLGDIVARLGLEPELEAELRAKYQAGAQTPIEADAFFATALGASLKPLLLEPTATDANAPESATQEWGAMVLLGGIQNLPTLNQAVATLPGVTLVDKVGDISKLMGEYRQTTLWLLALALLIAFGVFALRHPWKLAAAMVAVPALAALLSLSLLGLLGSPLTLFHALALLLVFGIGVDYSLFFAKDENREDGHRVMLAVLLSASSTTLAFGLLALSNTPAIHYFGLTLALGIGFTLLLSPLIHTFKRKLN; via the coding sequence ATGGCGCTTGGGGGAAGCAAAATCACAGATAAGCCACAGAATGCAGGCCGCGCAGGGCTGAGGCTCGTTCTTTGGCTATTACTGCTCACCGCAGCCGTCGTTTTCGGCGTTAAAGCCCTCAAAGAGAGGGATGTGGTCGAAACCGACATTCTCGCCATGCTGCCCCATTTGCAGCAGGATGCCCTGACCAGCCGCGCACTGGACAGTCTCGAGACCCGCCTAGCCAACGAAAGCTATCTGGTGCTGACAGGCGAAGACAAAGCTGAAACCATCGAAGCCGCCAAGGCCATGATGGCCGAACTTGCAGGCTCCCCCGAGTTCGCATCGGTACGCAGCGGCAGCGAACTCGACCCCAAAGAAATTTACCGGCTCTACTTTCCGGCTCGTTTTAATCTACTGACCGAGTCACAACGCACCCTGCTGGAAAACGGCAAGCTCGATGTGCTCATCAAGCAGGCTGAAGTTGCCCTCTACAGCGCCTTCGGTTTTGCCGGCAGCGAGCTTATCAGCGAAGACCCCTTGTTGCTGTTTCCGGCGCTGATGCAAGGCTTTGGCAAGGGCCATCGCCTCGCTGAAGAAGACGGCATCTTGCTTGGAAACTCAGGCGGCCAAACTGCCGCCATCATCATGACCAAGGGCAAAGACAGCGTATTCAGCCCCAAGGCGCAGGAAGCCCAAATCAGCGCCATCAATGCCGCCTTCACTAAGGTAAACCAGGGCAAGCAACTGAGCCTGCTTAAGGCCGGCGCCCTGTTTCATGCCCTTGAGGCCACCCAAAGCGCCAAGGCCGAGGTATCTCTGATTGGCTCACTGTCGCTGGCCGGTGTTGTGCTGCTGGTGCTGCTGAGCTTCCGCTCACTGATGCCGCTGCTGATGGCAAGCCTTACCCTTGCCAGCGCCATGCTGAGCGCCAGTCTGTTCACCATCCTGATTTTCGGCAAATTACACCTGCTCACGTTGGTGTTTGGCACCTCGTTGATTGGCATTGCCATCGACTACAGCTTCCATTTTTATGCCGAGCGCATCGGCCGCGATGAGCGTGCAGGCCAAACGCTGAGCCGCATTCTGCCAGCACTGACGCTGGCACTGACCACCAGCGTGCTCGCCTATATGGCACTGGGCTTCACCCCCTTTCCGGGCATGCAGCAGGTAGCGGCCTTTTGCGGCGGCGGTTTGATTGGCGCTTACCTCACCCTGTATCTCGCCTATCCGGCACTGGCGGGTAGCCGTATTCAGGGTTCAGGTTCGGCCATCAAGCTCGCCTCTCGTTTTCTTTCACCGTTCGAAGCCACAGGCCCCAAAGCGCTGGCCGTGGCAGGCCTGTTCATCCTTATTGTGAGCGCCGCAGGGCTTGGCAAGCTGCAAACCCGCGATGATATCCGCAGCCTGCAGCAGGGCTCGGACGCGCTGATGGCCGAAGAAGCCAAAGTTCGAACCCTGCTCTCGGGCGGAGTGGATAATCAGTTTTTACTGGTACGGGCCGAGTCGATGCAGGCGCTGCTCGAAAGACTCGAAGCCCTCGCGCCAGTGCTCGCTCAGGCCGAAAAAGACCAGCTGCTGCAAAGCCATGTGAACCTTGCCGATTACCTGCCATCCAGGGCGCGGCAGCTGGAGGACTATCGCCTGCAGCAGCAAATTTATGGCCCAAGGCTTGGCGACATAGTTGCGCGTTTGGGGCTTGAGCCTGAACTCGAAGCAGAGCTTCGGGCCAAATACCAGGCCGGTGCCCAAACGCCCATCGAAGCGGATGCTTTTTTTGCCACTGCGCTGGGGGCGAGCCTCAAGCCGCTGCTGCTTGAGCCCACTGCGACAGATGCCAACGCTCCCGAATCAGCGACCCAGGAATGGGGCGCCATGGTGCTGCTTGGCGGCATTCAGAACTTACCGACACTTAACCAAGCGGTAGCGACTCTGCCGGGGGTAACCCTGGTGGATAAGGTGGGCGATATCTCCAAACTGATGGGAGAGTATCGCCAAACCACCCTGTGGCTGCTGGCGCTGGCACTCTTAATCGCCTTTGGGGTATTTGCCCTGCGCCACCCCTGGAAACTTGCCGCTGCCATGGTGGCGGTACCAGCGCTGGCGGCGCTGCTCAGCCTGTCGCTGCTGGGGCTGCTGGGCTCGCCACTGACGCTGTTCCATGCGCTGGCGCTGCTGCTGGTATTTGGCATAGGCGTCGATTACAGCCTGTTTTTCGCCAAAGATGAAAACCGGGAGGATGGCCACAGAGTCATGCTGGCGGTGCTGTTGTCAGCCAGCTCCACCACCCTCGCCTTTGGTCTGCTGGCACTCAGTAACACCCCGGCAATACACTATTTTGGCCTCACGCTGGCCCTCGGGATTGGCTTTACCCTGCTGCTCTCGCCCCTCATTCACACGTTTAAAAGGAAACTGAACTAG
- a CDS encoding thioester dehydrase, with protein sequence MIKSLLPQVLAREETDTELKLRLAIDADLPFFDGHFPGQSVLPGVTQLDWAVRFGCEHFGYDASVASLEVLKFQQLMLPGTEVDLLISNNAAKGKLTFAYSDGERRFGSGRIVIAAHGDS encoded by the coding sequence ATGATTAAGTCATTGCTGCCACAGGTTTTGGCGCGCGAAGAGACAGACACTGAACTGAAACTCAGGCTCGCCATCGATGCTGACCTGCCGTTTTTCGACGGCCACTTCCCGGGGCAAAGCGTACTGCCGGGGGTGACTCAACTCGATTGGGCGGTGCGTTTTGGGTGCGAACATTTTGGTTATGATGCCAGCGTGGCAAGCCTTGAAGTGCTTAAGTTTCAGCAGCTGATGCTGCCCGGCACCGAAGTAGATTTGCTGATAAGCAACAACGCCGCCAAGGGCAAACTCACCTTCGCCTACAGCGATGGCGAGCGCCGCTTCGGCTCAGGCCGGATAGTGATTGCCGCCCACGGGGACTCTTGA
- a CDS encoding glycosyltransferase family 2 protein, with translation MRVAIVIPNYNHTHAIERTLETLEPLGLPVFLVNDGSNEATCHLLMALDAKYPWVTLLHHPFNRGKGAAVMTGLRAAYKAGFTHALQVDADGQHTLDDIPKLLSAASEHPEAVISGRPQYDDSVPKGRLYGRYITHFWVWVETLSFDIQDSMCGFRVYPLAATEALFLSEQLGERMDFDIEVLVKLYWRGVDVVHVPTAVIYPEDGVSHFQGFADNVRISALHTKLFFGMLKRLPSLLGRGRKQAHWSSISERGSYWGIKLLAESYRFGGHWLCRAIMYPVIAYFFMTGGAARKASLEFLERVQALEPNHPALQPKVSWHHSLRHFLAFGNAALDRIDAWCDRIKLSEVDFPERALLADMLERGQGGVLLVSHLGNLELCRAISIHQRKVKVNVMVMTANAENFNKVLKQLNPDSDLNLIHINELDPSTSIMLADKIAAGELVVIAGDRTASGNAGRVVEVPFLGETAPFPQGPFILASLLDCPVFLMFCLREQGRYRVHVEPFADTLKGPRAGRSERIQNAVVRYAERLEHYARKEPLQWFNFFDFWRRGQ, from the coding sequence ATGCGCGTCGCTATCGTCATCCCCAATTACAACCACACCCATGCCATCGAGCGCACCCTGGAAACGCTGGAGCCTTTGGGGCTGCCGGTGTTTCTGGTCAACGATGGCAGCAACGAGGCCACCTGCCATCTGCTGATGGCCCTCGATGCCAAATACCCCTGGGTCACCCTGCTCCACCACCCCTTTAACCGGGGCAAGGGCGCGGCGGTAATGACCGGTCTGCGCGCCGCCTACAAAGCAGGCTTTACTCACGCGCTGCAGGTGGATGCCGATGGCCAGCACACCCTCGATGACATTCCAAAACTGTTAAGCGCCGCCAGCGAGCACCCCGAGGCGGTGATCTCGGGACGGCCCCAGTATGACGACTCTGTGCCCAAGGGCCGCCTCTATGGCCGCTACATCACCCATTTTTGGGTGTGGGTCGAGACCCTGAGCTTCGATATTCAGGACAGCATGTGCGGCTTTCGGGTCTATCCACTGGCCGCTACCGAAGCGCTGTTTTTAAGCGAGCAGCTTGGCGAGCGCATGGATTTTGATATCGAAGTGCTGGTGAAGCTCTACTGGCGCGGTGTCGATGTGGTGCATGTGCCCACGGCGGTGATTTACCCCGAGGACGGCGTCAGCCATTTTCAGGGCTTTGCCGACAACGTGCGCATCAGCGCCCTGCACACCAAACTTTTCTTCGGCATGCTCAAACGCCTGCCAAGCCTGCTTGGCCGCGGCAGAAAGCAAGCCCATTGGTCGTCCATCAGCGAGCGGGGCAGCTATTGGGGCATTAAGCTGCTGGCCGAGAGTTACCGCTTCGGCGGCCACTGGCTGTGCCGCGCCATTATGTATCCTGTGATTGCGTACTTCTTTATGACCGGCGGCGCTGCCCGCAAGGCGTCGCTTGAGTTTCTGGAGCGGGTACAGGCGCTGGAGCCAAATCATCCAGCGCTGCAGCCAAAGGTCAGTTGGCACCACAGCCTCAGGCACTTTCTCGCCTTTGGCAATGCCGCCCTTGACCGTATCGATGCCTGGTGCGACCGGATTAAGCTGAGCGAAGTCGATTTCCCCGAGCGGGCGCTGCTGGCAGACATGCTGGAGCGTGGCCAGGGCGGCGTGCTCCTGGTATCACACCTTGGCAACCTCGAGCTTTGCCGCGCCATCTCCATCCACCAGCGCAAAGTCAAAGTGAACGTGATGGTGATGACCGCCAACGCCGAAAACTTTAACAAGGTGCTGAAGCAGTTAAACCCGGACAGCGACCTAAACCTCATTCATATCAATGAGCTGGACCCATCAACTTCTATCATGCTGGCGGACAAAATCGCCGCCGGCGAACTGGTGGTGATAGCCGGGGATCGCACCGCCAGTGGCAATGCAGGCCGCGTTGTCGAAGTGCCCTTCCTTGGCGAAACCGCGCCTTTCCCACAAGGGCCCTTTATTCTGGCAAGCCTGCTGGACTGCCCGGTATTTCTGATGTTTTGCCTGCGGGAGCAGGGCCGTTACCGGGTGCATGTGGAGCCCTTTGCCGACACCCTCAAGGGCCCCAGAGCCGGCAGAAGTGAACGTATTCAAAACGCGGTGGTGCGCTACGCCGAAAGGCTTGAGCACTACGCCCGCAAAGAGCCACTGCAGTGGTTCAACTTTTTCGATTTTTGGCGCCGCGGCCAATGA
- a CDS encoding HAL/PAL/TAL family ammonia-lyase, with the protein MTNQSTEMKETVKFGYGALTIEQVVAIAKGARVELRRDQEYVEYIQRGARFIDSLLAEEGVVYGVTTGYGDSCTVTVGLDLVHELPLHLSRFHGCGMGRELTPMQSRAVMACRLNSLAIGKSGVSFELLERIETLINEDICPVIPEEGSVGASGDLTPLSYLAGVLIGERDVIYRGERVPSSEVFQKLNITPLKLRPKEGLALMNGTAVMTALACLAFDRADYLTRLSSRITAMASLTLKGNSNHFDDILFAAKPHPGQSQVATWIRDDLNHHEHPRNSDRLQDRYSIRCAPHIIGVLADAQPMLRQFIENELNSANDNPIVDGEGEHILHGGHFYGGHIAFAMDSLKNLVANISDLIDRQMALVMDPKFNNGLPANLSGAEGARRPINHGFKAVQIGVSAWTAEALKLTMPASVFSRSTECHNQDKVSMGTIAARDCLRVLELTEQVAAAALLAMAQGMRLRIRQGELCESSLTASVAKTLAQVSEACPLVTEDRPLEATLRQTLARIQAAEWEVCR; encoded by the coding sequence ATGACTAACCAATCAACTGAAATGAAAGAGACTGTTAAGTTTGGCTACGGCGCCCTGACCATAGAGCAGGTCGTTGCCATCGCCAAAGGCGCCAGGGTTGAACTGAGACGCGACCAGGAATACGTGGAATACATCCAGCGCGGCGCCCGCTTTATCGACAGCCTGCTGGCCGAAGAAGGTGTGGTGTACGGCGTAACCACGGGTTACGGCGACTCCTGTACTGTGACTGTAGGGCTGGATCTGGTGCACGAACTGCCGCTGCACCTGTCGCGCTTCCATGGCTGCGGCATGGGCCGCGAGCTTACGCCAATGCAGTCCCGCGCCGTGATGGCCTGCCGCCTGAATTCACTTGCCATCGGCAAGTCCGGCGTCAGTTTTGAGCTATTGGAGCGCATCGAAACCCTGATTAATGAAGACATCTGCCCGGTTATCCCTGAAGAAGGCTCGGTGGGCGCCAGCGGCGACTTAACACCACTTTCTTACCTCGCCGGAGTGCTGATTGGCGAGCGCGACGTGATTTATCGCGGCGAACGTGTGCCCAGCAGTGAGGTGTTCCAGAAGCTTAATATCACCCCATTGAAGCTGCGCCCGAAAGAGGGCCTGGCGCTGATGAACGGCACCGCGGTGATGACGGCGCTGGCGTGCCTTGCCTTTGATAGAGCCGACTACCTGACCCGGCTGTCGTCACGCATTACCGCCATGGCATCCTTGACCCTCAAGGGCAACTCCAACCATTTCGACGATATTCTGTTTGCCGCCAAGCCCCATCCGGGCCAAAGCCAGGTAGCCACCTGGATCCGTGACGACCTCAATCACCACGAGCATCCACGCAACTCCGACCGGCTGCAGGACAGATACTCCATCCGCTGCGCGCCCCACATCATCGGCGTGTTGGCCGACGCCCAGCCAATGCTGCGCCAGTTTATTGAGAACGAACTCAACAGCGCCAACGACAACCCGATTGTCGACGGCGAAGGCGAGCACATTCTCCACGGCGGCCACTTCTACGGCGGCCATATCGCCTTTGCCATGGACAGCCTCAAGAATCTGGTGGCGAACATTAGCGATCTGATTGACCGCCAGATGGCGCTGGTGATGGACCCCAAGTTTAACAATGGCTTGCCAGCGAATCTCTCAGGCGCCGAAGGTGCCCGCCGCCCCATCAACCACGGCTTCAAGGCGGTGCAGATTGGCGTGTCGGCCTGGACCGCCGAAGCGCTCAAGCTGACCATGCCCGCCAGCGTGTTCTCCCGCTCCACCGAGTGCCACAATCAGGACAAAGTCAGCATGGGTACCATTGCTGCCCGCGACTGTTTGCGGGTGCTGGAGCTGACCGAACAGGTGGCCGCAGCTGCATTGCTCGCCATGGCCCAGGGCATGCGCCTGCGCATCCGCCAGGGTGAGCTGTGTGAGTCGTCACTTACCGCTTCCGTGGCCAAGACCCTGGCGCAGGTCAGCGAGGCTTGCCCGCTGGTGACCGAAGACAGACCACTCGAAGCCACTCTGCGCCAGACGCTGGCACGCATTCAGGCCGCCGAGTGGGAGGTGTGCCGATGA
- a CDS encoding acyl-CoA thioesterase, giving the protein MKSLLHAETEIIIPFHDVDPMQITWHGNYLRYFEIVRCELLDKLDYNYRQMQESGFAWPIVDVQIKYVRSSTFGQKIRVSADLVEWENRLRINYQVRDAESGERLTKGYTIQAAVDMSNNELCFVTPEVFQAKIRPLLGEAGA; this is encoded by the coding sequence ATGAAATCTCTGCTTCACGCCGAGACGGAAATCATCATTCCCTTCCACGATGTGGATCCGATGCAGATCACCTGGCACGGTAACTACTTGCGTTACTTCGAAATTGTCCGCTGTGAACTTCTGGACAAACTCGACTACAACTACCGCCAGATGCAGGAATCCGGCTTTGCCTGGCCGATAGTGGATGTGCAGATAAAGTATGTTCGCAGCAGCACCTTCGGGCAGAAAATTCGCGTCAGCGCCGATCTGGTGGAATGGGAAAACCGCTTACGGATTAACTATCAGGTACGTGATGCCGAAAGTGGCGAGCGGCTTACCAAGGGCTACACCATTCAGGCCGCAGTGGACATGAGCAATAACGAACTCTGTTTCGTTACGCCCGAGGTGTTTCAGGCCAAAATTCGCCCACTGCTGGGCGAAGCAGGCGCCTGA
- a CDS encoding outer membrane lipoprotein carrier protein LolA: MGLIVKFCVGILASVLVWQPVQAEDTAQNTDVNLGALSTALKPQGAVRGEFEQTRTLKALKRPLLSRGSFVFSPEQGLMWAQSQPFENLLILSETRMLSRDSEGLWQQTEVDAKAGPATLMPMLVKAMMGGDMATLEQHFSLTLNVTDNRWQLSLTPKDSDIKALFAAIELEGSFANEASPDGAETRTNKASTNKASTDRLKLISPNGDISDIHFSKQQSGPLSEQELQAFRPQIESGQ, encoded by the coding sequence ATGGGGCTGATTGTTAAGTTTTGCGTTGGAATACTGGCATCCGTGCTGGTCTGGCAGCCAGTGCAGGCAGAAGACACTGCCCAGAACACCGACGTCAATCTCGGGGCACTCAGCACGGCCCTCAAGCCACAGGGCGCGGTGCGCGGCGAGTTTGAGCAGACCCGCACCCTCAAGGCGTTAAAGCGGCCGCTGCTCAGCCGGGGCAGTTTCGTGTTTTCACCCGAGCAGGGGCTGATGTGGGCACAAAGCCAGCCCTTTGAAAATTTACTGATTTTAAGCGAAACCCGCATGCTGAGCCGCGACAGTGAAGGTCTGTGGCAACAGACCGAGGTGGATGCCAAGGCGGGCCCGGCCACCCTGATGCCCATGCTGGTCAAAGCGATGATGGGCGGCGATATGGCCACATTGGAGCAGCATTTTTCGCTCACCTTAAACGTGACAGACAATCGCTGGCAACTAAGCCTCACCCCAAAAGACAGTGACATCAAGGCGCTGTTTGCCGCCATTGAGCTTGAAGGCAGTTTTGCCAACGAGGCAAGCCCTGACGGTGCCGAGACTCGTACAAACAAGGCCAGCACAAACAAGGCCAGCACAGACCGGCTGAAACTTATCAGCCCCAATGGCGATATCAGCGATATTCACTTCAGCAAGCAGCAAAGCGGGCCGCTGTCGGAGCAAGAGCTACAGGCTTTTAGACCGCAAATTGAGTCGGGGCAATAA
- a CDS encoding NAD(P)/FAD-dependent oxidoreductase: MHSGNSKPLDMAVDVVIIGAGPSGAIAASLLHKAGKRVLVLERQHFPRFSIGESLLPCCMNFIEEAGMLEAVNAAGFQFKNGAAFRRNGAYTTFDFTDKFTAGHGTTFQVQRGNFDKLLADTAEAQGVEIRYGHTVERINISGKPSLFVSSEAGDSYQVEAEFMLDASGFGRVLPRLLDLERPSNLPSRMAIFTHVEDNISDASFDRNKILISVHPEHKDIWYWLIPFSNGRCSLGVVAEPHLLARLDGSLEDKLIQVVREEPGLKALLKDAVVVQQCAELKGYSANVSQLASDKFALLGNAGEFLDPVFSSGVTIAMQSASLAARTLLKQLNGEQVDWDSEYAKPLMTGVNCFRTYVQAWYEGTFQEVIFFENPNPTIKQMICSILAGYAWDTENPFVKESQRRLNMVVELCREAKADAQGMA; encoded by the coding sequence ATGCACTCTGGAAATAGCAAGCCCCTCGATATGGCTGTGGATGTTGTGATTATCGGCGCGGGCCCCTCCGGCGCTATTGCCGCCAGCCTGCTGCACAAGGCCGGTAAACGGGTGCTGGTGCTGGAGCGGCAACACTTCCCGCGCTTTTCCATCGGCGAGAGCCTGCTGCCCTGCTGCATGAACTTTATCGAAGAGGCCGGCATGCTGGAGGCGGTCAATGCCGCCGGTTTCCAATTCAAGAATGGCGCGGCATTCCGTCGCAATGGTGCCTACACCACCTTCGACTTTACCGACAAGTTCACCGCTGGCCATGGCACCACCTTCCAGGTGCAGCGCGGCAACTTCGACAAGCTGCTGGCCGATACAGCGGAGGCTCAGGGCGTGGAAATCCGCTACGGCCACACGGTTGAGCGTATCAACATCAGTGGCAAGCCAAGCCTCTTTGTCAGCTCTGAAGCAGGCGACAGCTATCAGGTCGAAGCCGAATTTATGTTGGATGCCAGTGGTTTTGGCCGGGTGCTGCCACGGCTTTTGGATCTGGAGCGCCCCTCCAATCTGCCGTCACGGATGGCGATTTTTACCCACGTCGAAGACAATATCAGCGATGCCAGCTTCGACCGTAATAAGATTCTGATAAGCGTCCACCCAGAACACAAAGACATCTGGTATTGGCTGATCCCGTTCAGCAATGGCCGCTGCTCCCTGGGTGTCGTAGCCGAGCCCCATCTGCTGGCACGTCTTGATGGCAGCCTGGAAGACAAACTGATTCAGGTGGTGCGCGAAGAGCCGGGCCTTAAAGCGCTGCTTAAAGATGCGGTGGTGGTTCAGCAGTGCGCCGAACTTAAAGGCTATTCGGCCAATGTGAGCCAGCTTGCCAGCGACAAGTTCGCCCTTTTGGGCAACGCAGGTGAGTTCCTCGACCCTGTGTTCTCCTCCGGGGTGACCATTGCCATGCAGTCCGCCTCTCTCGCTGCCCGCACCTTGCTCAAGCAACTGAATGGCGAACAGGTCGACTGGGACAGCGAATATGCCAAGCCACTGATGACGGGCGTGAACTGTTTCCGCACCTATGTGCAGGCCTGGTACGAAGGCACCTTCCAGGAAGTGATCTTCTTTGAAAATCCCAATCCCACCATCAAGCAAATGATCTGCTCCATCCTCGCCGGATACGCATGGGATACGGAAAACCCCTTCGTGAAAGAATCGCAAAGGCGCCTGAATATGGTGGTAGAATTGTGCCGCGAGGCCAAGGCCGACGCTCAAGGGATGGCGTGA
- a CDS encoding DUF3261 domain-containing protein: MIQRLLLTFFVLLVTSGCTQLLLRQTCVGLSRDVNYCLAPLPVPAKALRETTDAPKPQRAAKAPNTPTPESRSQTQKVSIDIDGKRHELLSELELNQQQLSVVGLAPLGQPLFDVRFDGNSLASEQSVLLGENFRAEYLVALLQLIYWPEGQINAALAGGQVQEQACEQRRCRSLTSADEGELVHISYSHPDPWRARITLNIPAAKLTLKITPLA; encoded by the coding sequence ATGATACAACGACTTTTGCTGACATTTTTCGTGCTCTTGGTCACCAGCGGCTGCACCCAGCTGCTGCTGCGCCAAACCTGTGTTGGCTTATCCAGGGACGTGAATTATTGCCTGGCACCACTGCCGGTACCTGCGAAAGCGCTGCGGGAGACAACCGATGCCCCAAAGCCGCAGCGGGCAGCGAAGGCACCAAACACGCCCACCCCAGAGAGCCGGAGCCAAACCCAGAAAGTCAGCATTGATATTGACGGCAAGCGTCATGAACTCTTGAGCGAGCTTGAGCTCAACCAGCAGCAGCTGTCTGTGGTGGGCCTGGCGCCGCTGGGTCAGCCGCTGTTTGACGTTCGCTTCGATGGCAACAGCCTTGCCAGTGAGCAAAGCGTGCTGCTTGGCGAGAATTTTCGCGCCGAATATTTGGTGGCGCTGCTGCAACTGATTTATTGGCCCGAGGGTCAAATCAATGCGGCACTGGCCGGTGGTCAGGTGCAGGAGCAAGCCTGCGAGCAGCGCCGTTGTCGCAGCCTGACGTCCGCCGATGAAGGCGAGCTGGTGCACATCAGTTACAGTCATCCAGACCCCTGGCGCGCCCGGATCACCCTGAATATTCCGGCGGCCAAACTGACGCTGAAAATCACGCCGCTGGCGTAA